Part of the Leptolyngbya sp. BL0902 genome, AAGGCCAAAAACCAGGTCAGCGACCAACTGGCCCGTCGCTATCGGGATCAGATTGGTCTAGAACGCTTGCCCACGGAGATGACGGCGAATACGTTTTTGGAGGCGCTGTATTGGGCGTATCAGGAGGGGAGTGGGGGGTAGGGAATGGAGAATGGGGAATGGGGAATGGGGAATGGGGGGACGGAATGGAGAGTAGGAAGTCGGAAGGGGGGTGTGGAGTCTTATGGGTTTCTGACTTTTGGCGAGTATTGTATTAAGCAGTCTTGACTATCCGCTTGTCTGAGGATAAGTTAAGCCCGAAGTTGATATAAATCAGCCCCCTTTTATTCAATTTGCCCCAACAAGGAGACAATCATGGGTTTTTTAGGTAAGCTTTTCGGCAAAAAAGAAGAGGAAAAAGCCGCTAAAGCTGGCAAGGTAAACGTGGCTGCTGCCGCTACCAGTGCTGGCATCCCCCCCGAAAAAGTGGGTCTCGATGGCCTGTTTGACGAAAGCGGGCTGGCCAAGCGTGTGGCTTTGGCATTGGATGAAGCCAACATCTCTGACAACGTGGGGCTGTGGGTGGCCCAAACGGGTTCCACCGTCGTCCTGAAGTACAACCCCGATGCGGCTGGCGTTCTGGAACAGGCTAAAAAAGTGGCCATGGGCGTCAGCGGGGCCACCGCCGTTACCGCTCAACCTAACAGCTAATTAGAGGACACAGCCTACCCTCGCTAGCCCCAAAGCTGATAGCCAAGCCCAGGAGCCCACCGCTCTTGGGCTTGGTTGTGTCTATCTGGGCCATGAATGCAGATAGGGAGCCCGTGCCATGCGCCAGAGGTGAACCTAACGCTGGAGGGGCTGTGCCAAGGCCGAAGATTGAGCCTGACAGCGGTGGCGCACCCAACTAAACCAGGCTTCTAGGCCCTCCCCAGTTTTGGCGGAAACCGGAAGGATGGCCGCATGGGGGTTCATCTGGCGGACGTTGGCCGTAATGCGCTCTAGGCTGATGTCTAGGTAGGGGGCCAAGTCCATTTTGGTCAGCAGCAGACAGTCGGCCTCCTGGAACATGATGGGGTATTTCAGGGGTTTGTCTTCCCCTTCGGTAATGCTGAGCAGGGCCACCTTGGCGTGTTCGCCCACCTCAAATTCGGCGGGGCAGACGAGGTTGCCCACGTTTTCCACCAGCACGAGGTCAAACTGGGTGGGGTCGTAGGTGTGGGAAAAGGTGTGGATCCCCCCGGCCACCATTTGGGCATCGAGATGGCAGGATCGCCCGGTGTTGATGGCGATCACGGGAATGCCATACTGACGCAGGCGGTCGGCATCGAGTTCGGTGGTCATGTCCCCTTCAATCACGGCCATTCTGAGGTCGTGGTGCAGTCCGGCGAGGGTGCGCTCCAGCAGGGCGGTTTTTCCGGCACCGGGGCTGCTCATTAGGTTGAAGCAGGTGATGCCCCACTCGTCAAAGTGGGCACGGTTGTGGTCGGCTCCGGTTTGGTTTGCGTGGAGTAGGTCAATCCCGAGGGCGGCGTCAAAGGTTTGGTGCATGGGCTGATGTGGCAATAAGGAAATTGCGATGAAGGGTTCGCGATGACCTCCTAGGCGGTGAAAAATCATCGCGATACAGCCCACTGTAGGGCAGGACGAGGGTTCTCGTCAGGCAGAAAAGACGGGGCTTGGTGTGGAGTGTCCTAACGTTTCTCCTCCCCGCCAAGCCCTGGCCAATGTCCTGGGCGAAGATAGCCAGGTCGTGGGACACCAGCTTTGGGGGACATCCGCTTTGCGGGACGTAAACTTTTTCGACGTTCTGCTCGATACCCTCGACCCTCTCTGTACCGAGAAAATATGATGGGGCTGGATGGACGTTTAGGTCGTTAAGGTCAGATCAGGCGCGACAGTCAATCAGGAGATCGAATCCATGGGCTTCATGATTATAGTGCTGGTGTTGCTGCTGGCGGGCGGGTTTATGATCGCCAACCTGTACAACCAGTTGGTAACGAAGCGCAACCGCTACAAAAATGCCTACGCCCAAATTGATGTGCAGCTCCAGCGCCGCTACGACCTCATCCCTAACCTGGTGGAGAGCGTTAAGGGCTATATGGCCCACGAACAGGGTACCCTCACAGCCGTGATCAATGCCCGGAACTCTGCTCTTACAGCCAGTCGGGCGGCGTCCCAAGCTCCGGGCGATCCCCAGGCGATGCAGCAGTTGGCGGCGGCGGAGGGAGCCCTCACCGGAAGCCTCGGTAAGCTGTTTGCCCTATCGGAAAGCTATCCCGACCTCAAGGCGAACCAAAACATGGGTCAACTGATGGAGGAACTGTCCTCCACAGAAAACCGCATTTCCTTTGCCCGTCAGGCGTTTAACGATGCCGTCACCTTCTACAACACCACCCGCGAAACCTTCCCCAGCAACCTGATCGCCAGTTCCTTTAACTTTGGCCCAGCGGAACTCCTGGAGGAAGTGGCCCCAGAGGTGCGCGAGGTGCCACGGGTGTCCTTCAGCTAGGGAAATTGGCCTCAGAATTGGGCTCAGCCCATGTCTGGAGCCCGGTTGTCATAGGGCATGGTTTCCTCGATGGTGGGCGGTTCCCATCCTACGGTTTCTACGGTTTCGGTAATGCAGATCTGGTGGGGAATGGCCTTCCCCATACTGTTGGGGCACCATGAATTTTTTTGAGCAGCAAGACCAAGCCCGTCGCAACACCACCTACCTTGTGTTCCTGTTTGGGTTGGCGGTGGTGCTGATGATTTTGGCGTTTTATGCCATAGCGGTGGTGACGCTGGTGGGAAATACCAACGGCACCCTGGCCTGGTGGCGGCCAGATTTGCTGGTGCTGATTGCCCTGGCCACCCTGCTGGTGATTGGGGCAGGCAGTGCCACAAAGATGGTGGCTCTCCGGGAGGGTGGGGCGGGCTTAGCCCGAAGTCTGGGCGGGCGGGAAGTAACCCCCCAAACCAATGATCCGGGCGAATTGCGGCTGCTGAACGTGGTGGCAGAAATGGCCCTGGCGTCGGGAACGCCCATCCCAGCGGTGTATCTGTTGGATCATGAATCCAGCATCAATGCCTTTGCCGCCGGATTTTCCCCCGAAACAGCGGTGATTGGCGTCACGAAGGGCTGTCTAGACCAACTCAGCCGCGACGAATTGCAGGGGGTGATCGGCCACGAATTTAGCCACATCGTCAACGGCGATATGGGCCTCAACCTTAAGCTGATTGGGCTGTTGCAGGGGCTCTTGTTAATCCACATCCTGGGCCGATTGATTTTGCGCTATGGCAACTTTGGCTCCGGTCGCCGCAGCGGCAATAGCGACAATAAGGGGATGGCCATCCTCTTTGTTGCCGCCCTGGCCATGGCCATCATTGGCAGCATTGGGCTGCTCTGTGGACGGTTGATTAAAAGTGCCGTGTCGCGCCAGCGGGAATTCTTGGCCGATGCCTCGGCGGTGCAGTTTACCCGCAACCCCGATGGCCTCGCGGGAGCCCTGACCAAGCTGGGGCAACTTTCCGGCGGCTCCAAAATTATGGCTCCCACCGCCGAGGAAGCCAGCCACCTGTTTTTTGGCGAAGCCCTGCCCGGTGTGGCCATGTTCGGCAGTTGGTTTGCCACCCATCCTCCCCTCCAAGACCGCATCCGTCGCCTGGGGAAGGTGCCCAATTTTGCCCAAAACTTTGCCCAAAGCGCAGTTTATAACCATCCCTCCACCCTGGCAGAGGGGTTAGTGGTGGGGTTGACCAACGAAGCCCCCGCTGCGGCCTCCTCCTACGCCCAGGGCCGATCATCTGTGCCACCCTCCCAGATTCCGACCTCCCAGATTCCGACCTCCCAGATTCCGACCTCCCAGATTCCGACCTCGCCCCAAGCCTTTATGGCCACCATTGGCACCATCGACAGTCGCCGTTTGGCCCAGGTGCAAGACTTTCTGAAAGATCTCGACCCCGCCCTCAAAGCGGCCCTACAACAGCCCGAAGGCGCTAGGGAAGTGGTATTCACCCTACTGTTGGATAGCCAAGCGACGGTGCAAACCCAGCAGACCCAGGTCATTGCCACCACCTATGGGGAAGACAGCGCCCAGCGGATGATGGATCATCGCCCAGCGGTGCAGGGCATGGACAGCCGCCAAACCCTGCCCCTGCTGGAGCTTACCGTACCCGCCCTGCGCCAACTGAGCACCGAGGATAAGAAAACCTTTTTCGGCACCCTGCAAGCGTTGATTAAGGCCGACGGTCGCCTATCGCTGTCGGAGTATGTACTTCAGCTCATTCTGCGGAAACGGCTAACCGAGGCCACCGCCAAGCCCGAAGTCACCAGCCTCGATGCCCTCTGGGCCGATGCCGTCACCCTGCTCAGCCTCCTGGCCAAACTGGGTCATCCCAAACCGGAAGACGCCTTTTATGCCCTCAAAACGGGCCTGTATCAACTCCCCGGTGCCAAAAAACAAACCCTTCCCACCGCGCTGCCCGCCGCCAAGATTACCGACCTCAATAAAAGCCTCGCCACCCTAGAACAGGCCACCCCCAAGCTGAAGCAAGCCATTGTGGATGCCTGCGCCCACACCGTCCTAGCCGACAGCACCGTTACTCCCCAGGAGGCAGAACTGCTGCGGGCCGTGGTGATGGTGTTGGATTGCCCTGCGCCCCCCTTCCTCACCTAGTCTGGTCGGTGGCCATCGAAAGGGGCAAGCGGTGGTGATTTTCTCCAGGGGCAAACGGCCCTAGAATTAAGTAGCGTCGGGTAACGTTTGAGCCGTTACCCTCGCCCATGAGCCTCACCCCTTGCCCTCCCGACCCCGTTCTCCTGAACCTATGGCCAGTTCTCCATCTCCCTCTGCTCCGTCCACGGTGGGGGCTATCCTGCGTCTGCTGCGGTGGGATAAGCCCACGGGTCGGCTGATTTTGATGATCCCAGCCCTGTGGTCGGTGTTTTTGGCGGCGGCGGGGCAACCGCCTTGGCCCTTGGTGGGGGTGATTGTGCTGGGCACCCTGGCCACCAGCGCGGCGGGGTGCGTGGTCAATGACCTCTGGGATCGCAATATCGATCCCCAGGTGCAGCGCACGAAAAAGCGGCCCCTAGCCTCCCGTGAGCTATCAGTAGCAGTGGCCGTCGTGGTGCTGGCGGTGTCGCTGCTCTGCGCCTATGGGCTGTCGCTGTACCTGAATTCCCTGAGCTTCTGGCTCTGTGTGCTGGCGGTGCCGTTTATTTTGCTCTACCCAGCGGCGAAGCGGGTGTTTCCGGTGCCGCAACTGGTGCTGTCTCTCGCCTGGGGCTTTGCGGTGCTGATTCCCTGGGCGGCGGTAACGGGTGCCCTGCAACTCCCGGCCTGGATTTTGTGGCTGGCGGTGGTGCTGTGGACGCTGGGCTTTGATACCGTCTACGCCATCCCCGACCGGGAGGATGATCGACGGATTGGCGTTAATTCGGCGGCACTGTTTTTTGGCGACTATACCCCTAAAGTGGTGAGCCTGTGCTTTTTTGGCACCTGGTTTCTGCTGGTGTGGTTGGGGGCCATTCTCTTCCTGGCTTGGCCCTACTGGGTGAGCTTAGCCATCGCCCTGCTGCTGTGGTCGCGCCAGTCCTACCTACTCAGCCGCTACAACCCTCCCCCCCGACTCTACGGCAAAATTTTTCGCCAGAATGTGCAGCTAGGCTTTATGGTGCTGTTGGGAATGATTTTTGGAAGTTTATAGGCCAGCCAGGGATAGCTCTCCATTAATCCGCTGTTTTTCTTTGTTCCTTCTCCTTCACTATGGCGATGTCACCTGAACCCCCTCCCTTCCAGGCCATGTCGGTGGAAACCCTGGCCCAGCGGCTGGCAGCGGGGGATGACCTGCAACTGATTGACGTGCGCGAACCCGACGAACTGGCCCTCGCCAGCCTGCCCAGATTTGTAAACCTGCCCCTCAGCCAGTTTGGGGTTTGGGGCGATACCATCCACAGCCAGCTCGAAGCTGATAAGGAAACCGCCGTCCTCTGCCACCACGGAATGCGATCCGCCCAGATGTGCGCGTGGCTAGCCCAGCAGGGGTTCACCAACCTCCACAACATCAGCGGCGGCATTGATGCCTACTCCACCGTGGTAGACCGATCCGTCCCTCGCTATTAACGCCTTGCATCCATGACCCCCACCCCCGACGACACCCCCACGCTGCCCCAAGGCCCCGGCTTTGGGCTTACCTTTCTCTACTACTTTGTGGGCACCGCCCTCGTCACCACGCTGATGGCCACCCAAACCCTGGGGATCGGCCTAGAAACGGGCCAGCCCAATCAGTTTGGGCTCCTGTTTGGGGTGATCGGTGGCCTCGTGGGGGCCAGCCTTAACCGCAGTAGCACCCTCGCCCTCACCTGCCCCAACCAAAAAACCTTCAGGAAACAGCTCACCAACATCCTGGCCGACATGGGCTACAGCGAAGTCTCGGATGCCCGCGACGACGGCATTCTGGTTTACCAACGCACGGGGCTATCGGGCCGTTTTTCCGGCAAAATCTACGTGCTGATCGAGGGAAAAACCGCAAACTTGAGCAGCCGCACCAGCCACCTCCGCCGCCTCCGCCAACAGCTTGAAAAAGCTGGGATTCGTTAGGGCTACAAATTTGTGGAAATAGCCTGCACCGGGCAGGTGGGGATGCACTGCTCACACACAATGCAGCGGCTGCGGTTGAACACCAGCTTAAAACTGGTGGGATCGAGGGTGAGGGCACGGGTGGGGCAAACCCCGGTACACAGACCGCAATGGACGCACAGATCCTCATTAATCACAATCTCGCCGCTGGCCACCGACACCTGAATATCCTGGGCCTCCAGCCAGTCGATGCCGTCGTTGAGTTGGTCGATATCCCCCGACAGTTCCACCACCAGCGTGCCCACCTGGTTGGGGGCCACCTGGGCGCGGATGATGTTGGCGGCAATATTGAAATCCTTGGCCAGCCGATAGGTGATCGGCATATGAATCGACCGCTTGGGGAAGGTGAGTTTAACCCGTTTTTTCATGGCTGGTAGACTAAATAAGGGCGCGGCCTTGCGGCTGCTACCGTCTTCACTGTACCGCTAGTTTCTCTCAGATTCCCATGGCCGCAAACGTTCCTTCCTCTGGCAATACCCTGCGTAACCTGGTCGTTGCCCTAGCGGCGATTCTGCTCACCGTTGCCGTTTTCTTTGGGCTGCGAACCCAGTCGGCTACCCCTTCCCTCGCCACCCTGGCCAAAACCGCCACCCCCTACGAACTAGCCCAAACCAACGGCAAGCCCACCCTGCTAGAGTTCTACGCCGATTGGTGTACCAGTTGTCAGGCCATGGCCCCAGAAATGGCCGACCTGCGCCAAACCTACGGCGACCGGGTGAATTTCGTCATGCTCAACATCGACAACGACAAATGGCTCCCAGAAATGCTGGAATACCGGGTCGATGGCATCCCCCACTTCGTCTACTTTGACCAAGGCAGCACCCCCATCGCCACCGCCATTGGCGAACAGCCCCGCTCCATCCTGGCCGATAACCTGGATGCCCTGATTGCCTCGGCCCCCTTGCCCCATGCCCAAACCCTAGGCCGCGCCTCGGAAATTGCCACCGATCCCCTCAATCGCCGTGCCGTTATTGATGATCCCCGCGCCCACGGTAGCCAAGTGGTGAACTAATCCGTAGCTCCCCTCTCCCTACTTGGGAGAGGGGTTGGGGGTGAGGGTCAAACCACCGCCCACCCCGATCAGCACCGGACTATCAAGTGATCCCCCTATCCTAACGGCCTCGAAATAGCCGATAGTAATAGGAAGGAGTTATGTGCTGGAGGTTACGAAATGGCGATTACCCCCGATTCTGTGCGTGAACTACTGCATTCCGAGGACTATGGGGATCGCCTGCGGGCGGTGAACCAACTGCGAGAACTCGACCTTGCCGCCGCCTTTGACCTGGCCCAACTCGCCGCCAACGATGGCAACGCCCGCGTCCGCTATGCCGCCATCAGCCAACTGGCCAGCCTGGGTCAACAAGACCTCGCTACGGTAGAACCCCTGCTGCTCCGCGCCCTGACTAATGATCCCGAACCCGACGTGCAGGCTGCCGCTGCCGACGCCATTGGTGGCCTACAACTCCGCAGCGCCTACGCCGACCTGGCAGCGGTGTACCACAGCACCGGAGAGTGGCTGGTGCAGTTCAGCATCATTGCCGCCCTGGGCGAACTGGGCGAACCCCAAGCCTTTGCCCTGCTGGAGGAAGCGGTGAAATCCGACAACGATCTTGTCGTCACCGCCGCCATTGGTGCCCTCGGCGAACTCCAAGACGAGCGGGCCATTCCCCTGCTGCTCTCCTTTACCAACCACCCCGATTGGCAGGTGCGCCATCGCCTAGTGCAAGCCCTGGCCCAATTTTCTCAGACTGAGGCCCAAACAGCCCTGCAAAGCCTTGCCCAAGACAGTTCGGCCATCGTTGCCGAAGCCGCCGCCCAGCACCGTAACGGGTAAGGCTTGGAGCAACGGGTACCAGGTGACGCCATCCCTATTGTAGGCAACGCTTTACAGACTACAAATTCAACCCCGAAATTTGCTATGGTAGAGGAGTTGCAGCAATCTAGTTTAGAAGGCGCTAGCGGAATCAGGAGTGGCTCACCTTGGGTAAGGCTTTTACTCACGTGAGGATGTTACCAAAAAATCAGGGTTAAAGACACAGATAACTTCCTCTTTTCCATTGCCATGCGGCTGACCTTGTCAAATATGTGTTAGAAGCTCTGCTTTTTGCATAGTTTTACAAGGGTTGACCGAACGACAATCTGGTAAAGGGGCTATCCAAAAAACATTCATTAGGGCTGGCTTTAACAGCCTCTAACCTATCAATAACTTGCGGTTTCAAGAATTCTTTGGGCTGGATTATTCATTTCTATCAGCATGTTTGTGAGGTGTTGAGTGGTTGCAACTTCTCCGCCCCTGAGTCAGCAGAAGTGGGGCACGCTGAGCTTTGTTTCTACCCTATATCTACACCCAGTGCTAGATATTTTGGTGGCCGAGGTTCCTAAACAATGGCAGGCCGAAATTCGCTTAGGGCTGCAAGAAGCCCTGGTTAATGCCGCGAAGCACGGTAATGGCCTTGATCCCAGCAAGCAGGTGTCCGTCAAATACACCGCGACGGGCTCTCACTTTTGGTGGGTCATTGCCGATCAAGGCCAAGGCTTTTCCCATCCCTGCCCTTGCACCGAGTTTACCTACGACGAATGCAAGTCTCACGTGAGCGATTGTGGTCGAGGACTCTACATTCTCCACCAAATCTTTGATCAAGTGAACTGGTGCAGCGGCGGTCGCGAACTTCACCTCAACAAGCGCATCGCGCCCGCCCGCCGTCTGCCCATTATTCTCTAATCGGCCACGCCTAAGCCTGCCACCCTAGGGTCTTTCCTGCCAGCGCAGCCGAGAAGGGATTAGCTTGCCGACGGTGAATCGGTGCCCTTGGGCTGGCCGTGGGTAGGACAAGGGGGAGCCGTTACGGTGCGATTTAGCCAGCCTAGGGCCTGTTCTACCCTGGGGATGGCTTCATCGGGTTGTTGGCTCAGGAGATAGACGAGGGCCGCTGCCAGTTGTTCTTGGGCGCGGACTTGGCGGTTGCGGTTCAGCCGATGCCAATCATTGGGCTGAATGGCCAAACGCTCGGCTAGCACCTGGGCCAGTTCTAAATCCGACAGGGACTCCAGGGATGAATGGGCCTTGGGAAAGCCGATGGAAGGCGAAAACGTCATAGTGTCGAACCAATGGGGTTAACTAGGGTAGACCTTTTTTCCTATTGTGCATGATCATTTGAAATGTAAAGCCGTCCTGAAAGGGCGGGGTCTCAGACCCAGGAGTTTTGATGAAGTTCGGTTATCGACAGCGGCGCGGCGCGGCTCTCTCAACCACCTCCCAGCGGGGAGCCCTAGGATCGCCGACCCCAGAGCCATCCACCACCCTAGACGATCTGAGCACCCAGGCCGATCAGTTGGCAGCCCGCCTCCAGCACCTAAAAACGGGGATCAACAATATTCGCCACCTGCAAAGCCTCATGGCCCCCATCCATTCTCCCGACTCCCAGCGGCCAACAACAGAGCGAGAAGAGGCCCAAGCTGAGCTAAATCAACTTCAACAGGCGGTGGAGGAGTTTGAGATCACCCTCGCCAGTCACCTCTTGAGTTGGCAGCAGCTACGGGAACCCTTTTGGCAGGCCATCCGATACGGTGGCCTGGGCCTTGTGGGGGGCTGGGTGCTGCACTGGCTGGTGCGTGGTTAGGGGGCGGGCGGTGCCGTCCGGGGTGAGAGGACGGCTCGATCTCGCGATTGAGGGGGCATTCGCTGCCATGACGGCAGATTTTGGATCCTAAAACCTCCAGGCAGAATAATAGGTGCAAAAAAATCCTAAAAAATTGCCCAAAAACAGGAAACCTGTTGTTCAGAATCCGTCACCTTCCATGTTAGGATTTATAACTGTGGAAAGGACGGGTCGGTGCCCGAGTGGTTAATGGGGGCGGACTGTAAATCCGCTGGCTACGCCTACGCTGGTTCGAATCCAGCCCGGCCCATCCACACTTGCCCTTATAGCTCAGCGGTAGAGCACTCCCTTGGTAAGGGAGAGGTCACGAGTTCAAGTCTCGTTAAGGGCTTTCGAGGACAGCCGTATTTTAGCCGACGGGTGAAATACGTTCTGCTGTCGCTGTTACTCGACAAGCGTTATGTCTAGGCTAGCCGTCGCGTTTTGACTTCTGTCATGGGTTTCTGTCCAAAGGTCTGTCCCTGTGGCAGCGGGCTTGACTGGCAAGGGTGTTGCGGCCCCTACCTCCTCGGTGAGCGCTACCCAACCACGGCAGAGGCCCTGATGCGGTCGCGATATACGGCCTTTACCCAGGGGCAGGTTGATTACCTCATCGCTACCCACCACCCTACCCAGCGAACGCCCAACCAGCGCCAGCAGTTGGTTCAGAGTATTCAAAACACCACCTGGTTAGGCTTGCGGGTGCTGCAAACCCAGCAGGGTCAGTCTGGGGATCGCCAGGGCCAGGTAGAATTTATCGCCTATTACCAAGATCCCCAACCGGGGCAAATCCACGAGCGATCCCGGTTTAGCAAGATGAGAGACCGCTGGTTTTACGTGGATGGGGATCAACTGCCGCCTGTGGTGCCCCGTCGGAACGATCCCTGCTGGTGTGGCAGCGGCAAACGCTACAAACACTGCCATGGCTAGGGCTTGACCGGGCTACCCATCAACCCAGGGCACCAGCCACGGGGCAGCATGGCCGAGTCTATTTGGTGGTCATGATGTGAACGCCGTCCCAGTCTTGGGGTGGGGGTTCCGCCAGGTAGAGGTGGGTGCGGTCGATGTGGACGGCCACCGCTTTATCGTCGGGACGCATGGTTCTGGCTTTTTCAAACAGGGCCATGGCGGCGGGGAAGTCCATGGTGATGTAGGCGTCGCGGGCTTGGGCGTAGAGGTCTAAGAAGTCTTCGGTGGTGGATTCTAGGGGGGTTTGGCGATCACCAATCAGTTCGTAGAGTTTGACGGGCTGAAGCTTGCCTTTCACGCGGATGCGGTCGAGCTCACGCACCCAAATTTTGTCCTGACAGAGGGTGTGGGTGTATTCGCTGATCACAATGTCGCAGCCGTATTCCTTGGTAACGCCCTCCAGCCGGGAACTGAGGTTGACCCCATCGCCGATGACGGTGTATTCCATTTTGCGCTGGGAGCCAATGTTGCCGGAGACTACTTCGCCGGAGCTAATGCCAATGCCAATGCGGATTTCGGGCTGTTTCAGGTGCCGCCGTTCGTGGTTGAACTGGGCGAGTCGGCGGCGCATATCCAGGGCGCTTTGCACCGCCGACCAGGCGTGGTTGCTGAGGGGCAGGGGCGCACCAAATACCGCCATCAGAGCATCGCCAATGAATTTATCGAGGGTGCCCTCAAAGTTAAACACCGCCTCCACCATGGTTTCAAAGTAGGCGTTGAGCATTTCTACTACTTTGTCAGCTTCCAGGTTTTCGGTCAGGGTGGTGTAGCCACGAATATCGGAGAACAGCACGGTGACGTCCTTGCGTTCGCCCTTCATCAGCACATCGTCGCCGAGGGCCATCACTCGCTCCGCCACGCCGGGGGTCATATAGCGGTAGAGGGTGCTCTTCATCCGCTTTTCTTGGCTGATGTCCTCCAGCACCAGCAGCCCGCCCAGCACCTTGCCTTCGGGGTTGGTGAGGGGGTTCACCGTCAAGTTGACGCTGCGTTCTAGGGTTTTCACCTGGTCGGCGGCAAGCAGCGGCCCATGGGGATCGCCCCAGGGGCGGTAGTGATCGGCCTGGGCCGGATCGGGCAAGGCCAGGTGAATCGGGCCTTCTCCGGTCTCGTCGTTCCCCAGTTGTAGGGTTACGCGCAGGGTCTGTTCGGGCACGTAATGTCTGGCCCCATGGCCCAAGCTATCCTGCACCCGGAAGCGCATACTTTCAATGGGCATCACCTCCCACACCAGACGGTTCAGCAGTCGGGCCTGCCACTGATCTCGCCGTTCCCGTAGGTGGTCGCCTTCGTTGGAGCAGCCCAACAACGCCACCGCCGCATCGTTGATGGTGACAATGCGGCCCTCCAAATCTGTGGAGATCACCGCATCGGACAGGCTTTGGAGGATATCCTTTTGATACTGCTTTTCGACTAAGACACTTTCAAACAGCTTGGCATTTTCTAAGGCAATCCCCGCCTGAATGTTGAAGGCCCGCATAAAGGCTTCATCGGAACTATTGAAGGTGCCCTGAACTTTGTTAATTAACTGCGTGACGGCAATCAGTTTTCCCGATGAATTAAAGACGGGCATACAGAGAATGTTACGGGTAACATAGCCCGTGCGTTTGTCGGGTTCGGGGTTAAAGCGGGGATCTTGGTAGGCA contains:
- a CDS encoding adenylate/guanylate cyclase domain-containing protein, whose translation is MVTQSDRSMLATISIASQSGSLTHRVSNLPTPQFIELLDRITDEFEHFLRAIDMINNESLEIMLEQILEAFTLKIGQILQAERTTIFMVDHEKQELWSKIAQGDQERSLELRVPMNKGISGYVATHVKTLNIPDAYDDDRFDRSYDKKTGYRTRSILCMPVLSTKSNNIVAVVQLLNKLDKTPFDEEDERHFKEFAESLGVILESCNSFYIAARNQKGVAALLKAISSLEQSLDLEKTLQSVMEEARQLMQADRSTLWIMDEEKGELWSRVKMGDGKTMLDLHNPIGSGIVGYVASTGETLNIPNAYQDPRFNPEPDKRTGYVTRNILCMPVFNSSGKLIAVTQLINKVQGTFNSSDEAFMRAFNIQAGIALENAKLFESVLVEKQYQKDILQSLSDAVISTDLEGRIVTINDAAVALLGCSNEGDHLRERRDQWQARLLNRLVWEVMPIESMRFRVQDSLGHGARHYVPEQTLRVTLQLGNDETGEGPIHLALPDPAQADHYRPWGDPHGPLLAADQVKTLERSVNLTVNPLTNPEGKVLGGLLVLEDISQEKRMKSTLYRYMTPGVAERVMALGDDVLMKGERKDVTVLFSDIRGYTTLTENLEADKVVEMLNAYFETMVEAVFNFEGTLDKFIGDALMAVFGAPLPLSNHAWSAVQSALDMRRRLAQFNHERRHLKQPEIRIGIGISSGEVVSGNIGSQRKMEYTVIGDGVNLSSRLEGVTKEYGCDIVISEYTHTLCQDKIWVRELDRIRVKGKLQPVKLYELIGDRQTPLESTTEDFLDLYAQARDAYITMDFPAAMALFEKARTMRPDDKAVAVHIDRTHLYLAEPPPQDWDGVHIMTTK